A single genomic interval of Noviherbaspirillum cavernae harbors:
- a CDS encoding XrtA system polysaccharide deacetylase → MNTMTRTDDMQTSPIRNAMTIDVEDYFQVSAFDSHIPRESWPSQPCRVERNIDRILALLDEGGIKATFFTLGWIAERYPAMVRRIVDSDHELASHGYAHRRASDQNEDEFMDDIGRSKALLEDIGGRQVLGYRAPSFSIGTRNLWALDALRQAGYRYSSSIYPVRHDHYGMPDAPRFAFYPNGRDGLLELPITTVRVMQRNLPAGGGGYFRFFPYQVSRWFLRHVNRHDRQSGIFYFHPWELDPGQPRQKNIGMKTRFRHYVNLDRMEGRLKALTRDFRWDRMDRIFLEKA, encoded by the coding sequence ATGAATACCATGACCCGGACCGACGACATGCAGACTTCGCCGATACGCAATGCGATGACGATCGACGTGGAAGATTACTTTCAGGTTTCCGCTTTCGATTCGCATATTCCGCGGGAGAGCTGGCCATCGCAGCCCTGCCGCGTGGAGCGAAACATCGACCGCATTCTTGCCCTGCTCGACGAGGGCGGCATCAAGGCCACCTTTTTCACCCTGGGCTGGATCGCAGAGCGTTATCCCGCGATGGTCAGGCGCATCGTTGACAGCGACCATGAGCTCGCGAGCCATGGCTACGCCCATCGCAGGGCGTCCGACCAGAATGAGGATGAATTCATGGACGATATCGGCCGCAGCAAGGCGCTGCTGGAAGATATCGGCGGCCGGCAAGTGCTGGGATACCGCGCGCCGAGCTTCTCGATCGGCACCCGCAACCTGTGGGCGCTGGATGCTCTGCGGCAGGCCGGTTACCGCTACAGCTCCAGCATATATCCGGTGCGGCACGATCATTACGGCATGCCGGATGCACCGCGCTTCGCCTTTTATCCGAACGGTCGAGACGGACTGCTTGAATTGCCGATCACGACCGTGCGCGTCATGCAAAGGAATCTGCCCGCCGGCGGGGGCGGATATTTCCGCTTCTTCCCGTATCAGGTGTCGCGCTGGTTCCTGCGTCACGTGAATCGGCACGACAGGCAATCCGGCATTTTCTATTTCCATCCATGGGAGCTGGATCCCGGTCAGCCGCGCCAGAAGAACATCGGCATGAAAACGCGTTTTCGCCATTACGTGAATCTGGACCGGATGGAGGGACGCCTCAAGGCATTGACGCGCGATTTTCGATGGGATCGCATGGACAGGATTTTTCTGGAAAAAGCATGA
- the wecB gene encoding non-hydrolyzing UDP-N-acetylglucosamine 2-epimerase: MTASFSSPESPHRITCIVGARPNFMKIAPIMAAFRDLTPNVHAQLVHTGQHYDAAMNGQYFDALGIPQPDINLEVRSGSHAEQTANVMLRFESTLDASPPSAVLVVGDVNSTLACALVAAKKNIPVIHVEAGLRSFDRSMPEEINRVMTDQISDLLFVTEREGCGNLLREGIDESRIRFVGNVMIDTLRHNVGKAASVSQILEDAGRARFLDGRDGYAVLTLHRPSNVDDAATLRTLLECVREMSVRLPVIFPVHPRTRQMVERFGLARILDAPTILQLPPVGYLQMLGLMKDARIVLTDSGGLQEETTALGIPCVTLRENTERPITATEGTNTIVGRDPERILAAFDDVMRTGGKRGRIPELWDGNAAKRIALAIQEWLDATPRH; the protein is encoded by the coding sequence ATGACAGCATCCTTTTCATCACCAGAATCACCGCACCGCATCACCTGCATTGTGGGCGCGCGCCCGAATTTCATGAAGATCGCGCCAATCATGGCCGCGTTCCGGGACCTGACGCCGAATGTGCATGCACAACTGGTGCATACCGGTCAGCACTACGATGCGGCGATGAACGGCCAGTATTTCGATGCGCTCGGCATTCCGCAGCCCGACATCAATCTGGAAGTGCGATCGGGAAGCCATGCGGAGCAAACCGCGAACGTGATGCTGCGGTTCGAGTCGACGCTGGATGCGTCGCCTCCGTCGGCCGTGCTTGTCGTCGGCGACGTGAATTCCACGCTCGCCTGCGCCCTGGTGGCGGCGAAAAAAAACATTCCGGTGATCCATGTGGAAGCCGGCCTGCGCAGCTTTGACCGCAGCATGCCCGAGGAAATCAATCGGGTGATGACGGACCAGATTTCCGATCTGCTGTTTGTCACCGAGCGCGAGGGATGCGGCAATCTGCTGCGTGAGGGGATCGACGAGTCCCGCATCCGCTTCGTCGGCAACGTCATGATCGATACCCTGCGACACAATGTGGGAAAGGCCGCGTCCGTGTCGCAGATTCTCGAGGATGCCGGTCGCGCACGATTCCTCGATGGCCGCGACGGATACGCGGTCCTCACCCTCCATCGACCGTCCAACGTCGACGATGCGGCGACGCTGCGCACGCTGCTCGAATGCGTGCGTGAAATGTCCGTCAGGCTGCCGGTGATTTTTCCTGTTCATCCGCGTACCCGCCAAATGGTGGAAAGGTTCGGGCTCGCCCGGATACTGGATGCGCCGACCATTTTGCAGTTGCCGCCCGTGGGCTATCTGCAGATGCTGGGCCTGATGAAGGATGCGCGCATAGTGCTGACCGATTCCGGCGGATTGCAGGAAGAAACCACGGCACTCGGCATTCCCTGCGTGACGCTTCGGGAGAATACGGAACGGCCCATCACGGCGACCGAGGGGACCAACACGATTGTCGGCCGTGATCCGGAACGGATTCTCGCGGCATTTGATGATGTGATGCGCACCGGCGGCAAACGGGGGCGGATTCCCGAACTGTGGGACGGCAATGCGGCAAAACGCATTGCGTTGGCCATTCAGGAATGGCTGGATGCAACGCCTCGACACTGA
- a CDS encoding XrtA/PEP-CTERM system-associated ATPase: MYESYFGFSAKPFQLKPDPHFFFGSKGHKRAMAYLDYGLSQGEGFIVITGEIGAGKTTLMRNLLRKVESERIVAAQIVNTHVDSDDILRLVASAFGLACEGVGKAVLLTRLEHFLRQCDQQGRRALLVVDEAQNLTPRAVEELRMLSNFQTADRPLLQTFLLGQPEFRRILLGPNMQQLLQRVTATYHLGPMDAAETQSYIEHRLHKVGWRGDPSLGEDAFAAIHAYAGGIPRKINTLCDRLFLMGYLEEIHAFTSSEVKQVIADIQQEFSLPVAPMEIPRASNVVPLVPAEPPMLKTESVDDRISGMERSISMALTAVERLLSSLASKNRS; encoded by the coding sequence ATGTATGAATCATATTTCGGCTTCAGCGCCAAGCCATTCCAGTTAAAACCGGATCCGCACTTCTTCTTCGGAAGCAAGGGGCACAAACGGGCCATGGCCTACCTCGATTACGGCTTGTCGCAGGGCGAGGGCTTCATTGTCATCACCGGCGAAATCGGCGCGGGCAAGACCACGCTGATGCGCAATCTGTTGCGGAAGGTGGAGTCGGAGCGGATCGTCGCTGCGCAAATCGTCAATACGCATGTCGATTCGGACGATATATTGCGGCTCGTTGCGTCGGCGTTCGGACTGGCCTGCGAAGGTGTCGGCAAGGCCGTTCTGCTGACGCGGCTCGAACACTTCCTTCGCCAATGCGACCAGCAGGGCAGGCGCGCATTGCTGGTGGTGGACGAGGCGCAGAACCTGACGCCGCGCGCGGTCGAGGAACTGAGGATGCTGTCCAACTTCCAGACTGCAGACCGCCCGTTGCTGCAGACTTTCCTGCTCGGCCAGCCCGAATTCAGAAGAATCCTGCTCGGCCCCAACATGCAGCAGCTGCTGCAGCGAGTGACTGCGACCTATCATCTGGGGCCGATGGATGCGGCGGAGACGCAGTCCTATATCGAGCATCGGCTGCACAAGGTCGGCTGGCGCGGCGATCCGTCGCTCGGCGAAGACGCCTTCGCAGCCATCCATGCCTACGCGGGAGGCATTCCGCGCAAGATCAACACGCTCTGCGACCGCCTTTTCCTGATGGGATATCTGGAGGAGATTCATGCATTCACGAGTTCGGAAGTGAAGCAGGTGATCGCCGATATCCAGCAGGAGTTCTCGCTTCCTGTGGCGCCCATGGAAATTCCGCGAGCATCCAATGTGGTGCCGCTCGTGCCCGCGGAACCGCCCATGCTCAAGACGGAAAGCGTGGATGATCGTATTTCCGGGATGGAGCGTTCCATTTCCATGGCCTTGACCGCAGTGGAACGATTGCTCTCGTCGCTGGCGTCGAAAAATCGCTCATGA
- a CDS encoding TIGR03016 family PEP-CTERM system-associated outer membrane protein produces the protein MEKNSWRLAGTAAVVALALCPPTMAAEWKFTPALDIAETYTDNLRLSPSGSATSDFVTQISPGIAIAGTGRGLHVKADYVMQNLAYARERSGISTNHMLNARANAELVEELFFLDGKAAISQQNVSPFGPQTNSNLNLTDNRADVRTWNVSPHLRHRFGQTATAQLRYTRDAVDTSTGSLLDTESDRVLFNLNSGPAFKSLGWGVQYSNQKTHYSDAATLEMEEIALNLRYLISPRFSLTTSVGHEDNNYLSIGEQPSGYFWSAGFVWTPSERTSITASAGRRFYGASYSLAASHRTRNTVWSVGYHEDITTTQSQFAVPMTIDTAGFLNQLWKSSIPDSETRAQVVDAFIRSTGLPASLAQAVNTFTNRVFLQKTAQASVALNSAKNTLVLSLFNTRRDGQSTQAIDNALLGAANALLEDNTRQFGANAVWNWRLSSRTSLNFGAGYTRAHSISTGRRDNDKSFRLALVRQFQPRLKGVIEYRRLRHASSESNSDFRENAITASLLMGF, from the coding sequence TTGGAGAAAAACTCCTGGCGGCTCGCCGGAACCGCTGCTGTCGTGGCGCTGGCGCTTTGTCCGCCAACGATGGCCGCGGAGTGGAAGTTCACTCCTGCGCTGGACATTGCCGAGACTTATACCGACAACCTGCGGCTTTCTCCGTCGGGTTCTGCAACCAGCGATTTCGTGACCCAGATCTCGCCGGGAATCGCGATTGCCGGAACAGGACGCGGCCTGCATGTGAAGGCCGACTACGTGATGCAGAACCTCGCCTATGCGCGTGAGCGCAGCGGAATCTCGACGAACCACATGCTGAATGCGCGGGCCAACGCGGAACTGGTCGAGGAACTTTTTTTTTTGGACGGCAAGGCGGCCATCAGTCAGCAAAACGTTTCCCCATTCGGACCGCAGACGAACAGCAACCTGAATCTGACCGACAATCGCGCTGACGTGCGGACATGGAATGTCAGTCCTCATCTTCGGCATCGTTTCGGCCAAACCGCCACGGCGCAGTTGCGCTATACGCGTGATGCGGTCGATACGAGCACCGGTTCGCTGCTGGACACGGAATCGGATCGCGTTCTGTTCAATCTGAATAGCGGTCCTGCATTCAAGTCGCTTGGCTGGGGTGTTCAGTACAGCAATCAAAAAACGCACTACAGCGATGCCGCGACGCTTGAAATGGAAGAGATCGCGCTCAACCTGCGCTATCTGATTTCGCCGCGATTCAGCCTGACCACGTCGGTGGGCCATGAAGACAATAACTATCTCTCGATCGGGGAGCAGCCATCCGGCTATTTCTGGTCTGCGGGATTCGTCTGGACGCCGTCGGAGAGGACGAGCATCACGGCCTCGGCCGGCAGAAGGTTCTATGGCGCCAGCTATTCGCTCGCTGCAAGCCACCGTACCCGCAACACGGTCTGGAGCGTGGGCTATCACGAAGACATCACCACCACGCAGTCGCAGTTCGCGGTTCCCATGACGATCGACACTGCCGGCTTCCTGAATCAGCTCTGGAAAAGCAGCATCCCGGACTCCGAAACACGCGCCCAGGTCGTCGACGCCTTCATCCGCAGCACGGGGCTTCCCGCTTCGCTTGCGCAGGCCGTGAATACATTCACCAATCGCGTGTTTCTCCAGAAAACGGCACAAGCCTCGGTCGCCTTGAACAGCGCGAAAAACACCCTTGTGCTCAGTCTGTTCAATACGCGGCGCGACGGCCAATCGACGCAGGCGATTGACAATGCCCTGCTCGGTGCCGCGAATGCACTGCTGGAAGACAACACGCGGCAGTTTGGCGCGAACGCAGTTTGGAACTGGCGGCTCTCGTCGCGCACCAGCCTCAATTTCGGCGCCGGCTATACCCGGGCACATTCGATATCGACGGGACGAAGGGACAACGACAAATCGTTCCGGCTGGCGCTGGTGCGGCAATTCCAGCCACGCCTGAAAGGCGTTATCGAGTACCGGCGACTGCGGCACGCATCCAGCGAAAGCAACTCGGATTTTCGGGAAAACGCCATTACGGCCTCCCTCTTGATGGGGTTCTGA
- a CDS encoding XrtA-associated tyrosine autokinase, producing the protein MTHETFEQRPLPTPAPKAPRSGNPDTQLFTQVDINPAQLQRTGMVSPDGERSAIAEEFRLIKRPLIDKAFNQKSGARRGNLIMVTSALPGEGKTFCAINLALSIAMEKDHTVLLVDADIARPSVPRALGFQSEVGLMDILLDRSLQLSDVLLKTNIDRLRILPAGTSHKHATELLASQAMTNLLEEIASRYPDRIIIFDSPPLLPTTEARVLASQMGQIVLVVEAESTTQHAVKEAIRQLGPSSANVNLVYNKAEKFPGGSYYGSYYN; encoded by the coding sequence ATGACTCACGAGACATTCGAGCAGCGGCCCTTGCCGACGCCTGCCCCCAAAGCACCGCGTTCCGGCAATCCCGACACGCAGTTGTTCACGCAGGTCGATATCAATCCCGCGCAACTGCAGCGAACGGGGATGGTCAGTCCGGATGGGGAGCGAAGCGCCATTGCGGAAGAATTCAGGCTGATCAAGCGTCCCTTGATCGACAAGGCGTTCAATCAAAAGTCGGGTGCAAGGCGCGGCAATCTGATCATGGTGACCAGTGCATTGCCGGGCGAGGGAAAGACTTTTTGCGCGATCAATCTGGCACTCAGCATTGCCATGGAAAAGGATCACACCGTGTTGCTGGTCGATGCCGACATCGCACGGCCTTCGGTGCCGCGTGCGCTGGGGTTCCAGTCGGAAGTTGGCTTGATGGACATTCTGCTCGACAGGAGCCTGCAGTTGAGCGATGTGCTGCTCAAGACAAATATCGATCGTCTGCGCATCCTGCCGGCCGGTACAAGTCACAAACATGCAACTGAACTGCTGGCAAGCCAGGCGATGACCAACTTGCTGGAAGAAATCGCCAGCCGTTACCCCGATCGCATCATCATATTTGACTCGCCGCCATTGCTGCCGACAACCGAGGCGCGTGTCCTTGCCAGCCAGATGGGGCAGATCGTGCTCGTGGTGGAAGCCGAGTCGACCACTCAGCATGCCGTCAAGGAGGCCATCCGTCAGCTCGGACCATCGTCGGCCAACGTCAATCTCGTCTATAACAAAGCGGAAAAATTCCCCGGTGGAAGTTACTATGGGTCGTACTACAACTAA
- a CDS encoding XrtA system polysaccharide chain length determinant: MADLVSQCISFLKGIWKYRWPAVAIAWLVAIVGWIAIYSLRDNYQSSARVFVDTQSILKPLLAGMTSVPNVEQQVSIMSRTLLSRPNVERVIRMVDLDLKENSGKDHERLVDSLMAQIKIAGTSQNDIYTITYTGDKPKLAKDVVQSLLTIFVEGSFGNKKQDSAKAIQFIDDQIKAYEEKLVAAENALKEFKLKNMGLLPRQGSDYGNKLFETSDDLTQARLELREAEQARDAIRKQIYGDEMAGKGGRQAESSLPNPEIDERIQSLNKNLDTLRLQFTEQHPDIVSTKRLIAQLEARKIEEAKHRKPGIDPGANYSPMLQQLKVSLSAAEARAASMRARVDEYSSRIARLKEMSIAAPEVESQLAQLNRDYLINKENYEKLVASRESAKLSGELSATTEMLTFRVIDPPTLPLTPTGPNRLRLLSLVFFAALAVGIGCAFLMSRIRPTFLSASSLREVTDLPILGSISMKWTDHEKARRTRSLYAFGFSAACLLIAYGGVIAGAVIKA; encoded by the coding sequence ATGGCGGATTTGGTATCACAGTGCATTTCCTTTTTGAAAGGAATTTGGAAATACCGCTGGCCCGCGGTGGCGATCGCATGGCTTGTTGCGATCGTCGGCTGGATCGCGATATACAGTCTGCGGGACAACTACCAGTCGTCTGCACGAGTGTTCGTCGATACGCAAAGCATCCTCAAGCCGCTGCTGGCCGGAATGACTTCTGTTCCCAACGTCGAGCAGCAGGTTTCCATCATGAGCCGGACATTGCTCAGTCGGCCGAATGTCGAGCGAGTCATCCGGATGGTCGATCTGGACCTCAAGGAAAATTCCGGCAAGGATCATGAGCGTCTTGTCGACAGCCTGATGGCGCAGATCAAGATCGCGGGCACTTCTCAAAACGATATCTACACGATCACCTACACGGGCGACAAGCCCAAGCTTGCAAAGGATGTCGTCCAGTCTCTGCTCACGATCTTCGTCGAAGGCAGTTTCGGAAACAAAAAACAGGATTCGGCAAAGGCAATCCAGTTCATCGATGATCAGATCAAGGCTTACGAAGAAAAACTGGTGGCGGCGGAAAATGCGCTGAAGGAATTCAAGCTGAAAAACATGGGCCTGTTGCCGCGTCAGGGCAGCGATTACGGCAACAAGCTGTTTGAAACTTCGGATGACCTTACCCAGGCGCGACTTGAGCTGCGGGAAGCCGAGCAAGCGCGTGACGCGATCAGGAAGCAAATCTATGGCGACGAGATGGCAGGCAAGGGAGGGCGCCAGGCCGAATCCAGCCTCCCCAATCCAGAAATCGATGAGCGCATCCAGTCCCTGAACAAGAATCTCGATACCCTGCGCCTGCAGTTCACCGAGCAGCATCCTGACATCGTTTCGACAAAGCGGCTGATCGCACAACTCGAAGCGCGCAAGATCGAGGAAGCCAAACACAGGAAACCCGGCATTGATCCGGGTGCGAATTACAGCCCCATGCTGCAACAGCTCAAGGTTTCCTTGTCTGCAGCGGAAGCGCGGGCCGCCTCCATGCGCGCCCGGGTCGATGAATATTCGAGCCGGATTGCACGCCTGAAGGAAATGAGTATTGCGGCACCGGAGGTGGAAAGCCAGCTTGCGCAGCTCAATCGCGATTACCTGATCAACAAGGAAAACTACGAAAAGCTCGTCGCCAGCCGGGAGTCGGCAAAGCTGTCCGGCGAACTGAGCGCGACCACGGAGATGCTGACTTTCAGGGTGATTGATCCGCCGACGCTGCCGCTTACTCCGACCGGGCCTAACCGCCTGCGATTGCTATCGCTGGTGTTTTTCGCGGCGTTGGCCGTTGGAATCGGTTGCGCATTCCTGATGAGCAGGATCCGGCCGACGTTCCTGAGCGCGAGCAGCTTGCGAGAGGTTACGGACTTGCCGATATTGGGTTCGATATCGATGAAGTGGACTGACCACGAAAAAGCGCGACGTACGAGAAGTCTCTATGCCTTTGGATTTTCCGCAGCATGTCTGCTGATTGCGTACGGCGGCGTGATCGCGGGTGCCGTGATAAAGGCGTGA
- a CDS encoding XrtA/PEP-CTERM system exopolysaccharide export protein, which yields MPVAAAEQQSPARDYLIGPGDVLNVIVWRNPEVSMAVSVRPDGKITTPLVEDLVASGKAPTDLARDIEKALSKYIQQPVVTVIVTSFVGPYGEQIRVIGQAAKPQALPYRQGMSLMDVLIAVGGITEFAAGNKANIIRSMDGKQQKLAVRLNDLIKDGDISANVPMRPGDVLVIPESFF from the coding sequence ATGCCTGTTGCGGCCGCCGAGCAACAATCGCCAGCACGTGATTATTTGATTGGCCCGGGCGACGTTCTGAATGTCATTGTCTGGCGCAATCCGGAAGTTTCGATGGCGGTGTCGGTACGTCCTGACGGCAAAATCACAACACCCTTGGTGGAAGACCTCGTTGCCAGTGGCAAGGCGCCGACGGATTTGGCACGCGACATTGAAAAAGCGTTATCCAAATATATTCAACAGCCTGTTGTGACGGTGATCGTGACATCGTTTGTCGGCCCGTACGGCGAGCAGATTCGCGTCATCGGCCAAGCTGCCAAGCCGCAGGCCCTGCCCTATCGCCAAGGCATGTCACTCATGGATGTATTGATCGCGGTGGGCGGCATCACGGAATTTGCAGCCGGAAACAAGGCGAACATCATTCGCAGCATGGACGGCAAGCAGCAGAAGCTGGCTGTCCGCCTGAACGATTTGATCAAGGACGGCGACATCTCGGCCAACGTGCCAATGCGGCCGGGCGACGTTCTGGTCATACCGGAAAGCTTCTTTTAA
- a CDS encoding pyridoxal-dependent decarboxylase, exosortase A system-associated, with protein MNDAKARHAPQEQFPVAGNCLQIGGMSLNRLAQRVGKTPFYAYDRDLLTARVQHVRACVPDEIHVHYSVKANPMPAVVQHLAGMVDGLDVASAGELKIALDTPIDPDHVSFAGPAKTESELSQAVAAGIVLSLESERQLECVARIGEALGITPKVMLRINPDFELKSSGMKMGGGAKQFGVDVERAPALLESIGRLGMDFRGLHIFSGSQCLNADAIMEAQSRTFELALRLADFAPQDIRMLNIGGGFGIPYFPGERPLDLRPIGAHLEHWMPHLKSDLPQARVIIELGRYLVGEAGIYVTRVIERKESRGQVFLITDGGMHHHLAASGNLGQVIRKNYPVAVGNKMAETKREVVTVTGPLCTPLDLIADKMELARAEPGDLIVVFQSGAYGLTASPTGFLSHPRPGEVLV; from the coding sequence ATGAATGATGCAAAAGCCCGACATGCTCCGCAGGAGCAATTTCCTGTAGCCGGCAACTGTCTGCAAATCGGAGGCATGTCGCTGAATCGACTCGCCCAGCGGGTCGGCAAAACGCCCTTTTACGCATATGACCGAGACCTGCTCACAGCGCGTGTGCAACACGTGCGTGCGTGCGTGCCAGACGAAATTCATGTGCACTATTCGGTCAAGGCAAATCCAATGCCGGCGGTGGTGCAGCATCTCGCCGGCATGGTGGACGGACTGGATGTGGCTTCGGCGGGCGAGCTCAAGATCGCCCTCGACACGCCCATCGATCCCGATCACGTCAGCTTCGCGGGCCCGGCAAAGACCGAGTCCGAACTCTCGCAGGCCGTGGCTGCCGGCATCGTCCTCAGTCTCGAATCAGAGCGTCAACTTGAATGCGTGGCGCGCATTGGCGAGGCCCTGGGCATAACGCCAAAGGTCATGTTGCGCATCAATCCAGATTTCGAGCTGAAATCATCCGGCATGAAAATGGGCGGTGGCGCGAAGCAGTTCGGCGTCGATGTGGAACGGGCACCCGCTCTGCTTGAATCGATCGGCAGGCTGGGCATGGATTTCCGGGGGCTTCACATTTTCAGCGGGTCGCAATGCCTCAACGCGGATGCGATCATGGAAGCGCAATCGCGCACCTTCGAACTGGCGCTGCGCCTTGCGGACTTCGCGCCGCAAGACATCCGCATGCTCAACATCGGCGGCGGGTTCGGCATTCCGTACTTTCCCGGCGAGAGGCCGCTCGATTTGAGACCGATAGGCGCTCATCTTGAGCACTGGATGCCACATCTGAAATCCGACCTGCCACAGGCCAGGGTGATCATCGAACTGGGGCGCTACCTGGTCGGTGAAGCCGGGATTTACGTGACGCGCGTGATCGAGCGCAAGGAGTCGCGTGGTCAGGTTTTTCTCATAACCGACGGCGGTATGCATCACCATCTGGCGGCGTCAGGAAATCTTGGTCAGGTGATCCGGAAAAACTATCCGGTCGCCGTAGGCAACAAAATGGCGGAAACGAAGCGCGAGGTCGTGACGGTCACGGGGCCGCTCTGCACGCCGCTCGACCTCATTGCGGACAAGATGGAATTGGCGCGTGCCGAGCCTGGTGATCTGATCGTGGTGTTCCAGTCGGGCGCTTATGGTTTGACTGCCAGCCCGACCGGCTTCCTGAGTCATCCCCGCCCGGGCGAAGTCCTGGTGTGA
- a CDS encoding acyl-CoA ligase (AMP-forming), exosortase A system-associated has product MSDLIHEFILQQAMQAPHALALSYQGRQLSYEALAREIESIASAWTGSGLRRIERVAVYAEKREEAVVALFGTAAAGGVFVPINPLLKPEQVAYILQDCNVSILVTTSERLISLADVLPGCRDLRTIVVAGAIHQEAPSFAGMDVVTWDALTAVGRASRHRVIDRDMAAILYTSGSTGKPKGVVLSHRNLVAGAKSVAGYLENTCDDRILAVLPLSFDYGLSQLTTAFYSGATAVLMNYLLPRDVVAAVRDERITGLAAVPPLWIQLARQAWPDNSSLRYITNSGGAMPRTTLDALRAALPTAKVYLMYGLTEAFRSTFLPPSELDRRPDSIGRSIPNAEVMVVRDNGMPCGPNEPGELVHRGALVSLGYWNDPEKTAERFKPVPSVVDGLVIPEIAVWSGDTVSMDEEGFLYFMGRADDMIKVSGYRVSPTEVEDVILATGTVEEVAAIGVPHPTLGQAIVAVVHCSDAAVAPDVLIKACRHRLPGYMVPVRVDVRRESLPRNPNGKIDRKALRAELTVSVDQEFLNE; this is encoded by the coding sequence ATGAGCGACCTGATTCACGAATTCATTCTTCAGCAAGCAATGCAAGCGCCGCATGCACTGGCGCTTTCGTACCAGGGGCGACAACTCTCGTACGAAGCGCTTGCGCGCGAGATCGAATCGATTGCGTCGGCATGGACCGGATCGGGCTTGCGCCGCATCGAACGTGTGGCCGTATATGCGGAAAAGCGGGAGGAGGCGGTCGTTGCGCTCTTCGGTACGGCCGCTGCCGGCGGCGTCTTTGTGCCGATCAATCCCTTGCTCAAGCCGGAGCAGGTCGCTTATATCCTCCAGGATTGCAATGTATCGATTCTGGTGACAACCAGTGAGCGGCTCATCAGTCTTGCAGACGTGCTGCCCGGATGTCGTGATCTGCGCACCATTGTTGTTGCGGGGGCGATTCACCAGGAAGCGCCATCATTTGCCGGGATGGACGTTGTGACGTGGGATGCGCTGACGGCTGTGGGTCGCGCCAGCCGGCACCGCGTTATTGACCGCGACATGGCTGCGATACTGTACACCTCTGGCAGTACCGGCAAGCCGAAGGGAGTCGTGCTTTCCCACCGCAACCTGGTGGCGGGCGCGAAAAGCGTAGCCGGTTATCTGGAGAATACCTGCGATGACCGGATTCTCGCCGTTCTGCCCTTGAGTTTCGATTATGGCTTGAGCCAGTTGACGACCGCTTTTTATTCCGGTGCGACAGCGGTCTTGATGAATTACCTGCTGCCCAGAGATGTCGTTGCTGCGGTCAGGGATGAGCGCATCACCGGCCTCGCCGCTGTTCCTCCGTTGTGGATACAACTGGCCCGGCAGGCATGGCCTGACAACTCCTCGTTGCGGTACATCACAAACTCCGGCGGGGCGATGCCGCGCACCACGCTGGATGCGCTGCGCGCCGCGCTTCCGACGGCCAAGGTGTACTTGATGTACGGGCTGACCGAGGCATTTCGCTCCACGTTCCTGCCGCCTTCGGAACTGGACCGGCGACCGGACTCCATCGGGCGATCCATTCCCAATGCTGAAGTGATGGTGGTGCGTGACAACGGCATGCCATGCGGCCCGAATGAACCGGGTGAGCTGGTGCATCGCGGCGCATTGGTCTCGCTTGGTTACTGGAACGATCCGGAGAAAACGGCCGAACGCTTCAAGCCGGTGCCATCGGTTGTTGATGGGCTTGTAATTCCCGAGATCGCGGTGTGGTCTGGCGATACCGTGAGCATGGACGAGGAAGGCTTCCTCTATTTCATGGGCCGCGCCGACGACATGATCAAGGTGTCAGGATACCGTGTCAGCCCGACCGAGGTCGAAGACGTCATTCTTGCAACCGGAACGGTCGAGGAGGTCGCCGCCATCGGCGTGCCGCATCCGACTCTGGGGCAGGCCATCGTCGCCGTCGTGCACTGCTCCGATGCCGCCGTCGCGCCGGATGTGCTGATCAAGGCATGCCGGCACCGGCTGCCGGGCTACATGGTTCCTGTGCGCGTGGACGTCCGACGTGAGAGTTTGCCCCGCAATCCCAACGGCAAAATAGACCGCAAGGCATTGCGGGCGGAACTGACCGTGTCAGTCGATCAGGAATTTCTCAATGAATGA